CTGATGAGCCTGTTGCCGTGGTCAGCGAGGCCACGACGGCGCAGCAGAAGGTGCTAGAAACCACTCTGGGCCGCCTTGTGGCCGATCTTGACGCCAGCGATCTGGAGCCGCCCGCCATCATCTGCGTCGGGCGCTCGGTTTTGATGCGTCAGGTGCTGGATTGGCAGGGGCTCGCAGCAGGAAACGCCCCGCGCAACCTTGATCCGCTGGGCCGGGGGCGCCCGGCAGAGGCCTCTTGAGCACCGGCATTCTGATTGCCGCCCCGGCCTCGGGCAGCGGCAAGACGACCCTTACGCTCGGCCTCCTGCGCGCCCTGCGCAACCGGGGGATCCCTGTGCGCGGCGCGAAATCCGGCCCGGATTACATAGACCCCAAATTCCACGAAGCCGCCTGCGGCGCGCCCTGCCTGAACCTTGACGCCTGGGCGATGACGCCCGAAGTGATCCGCGCCCTAGGCGCCGGGCAAACACCGCTGATCGTGGAAGGCGCGATGGGGCTCTTTGACGGTGCCCCGCCAGAAGGCAAAGGCAGCGCCGCCGATCTGGCGCGCATCCTGCAGATCCCGGTGGTGCTGGTGGTCGATGCCGCGCGGATGAGCCAGTCCGTCGCGCCGCTGGTGGCCGGCTTTGCCCATTTCGCGGCGGATGTGCCGGTTGCGGGCGTGATCCTGAACCGTGTCGGCAGCGCGCGCCACGAAACCGCTTTGCGCCGTGCCCTCACGCCCCTTGGCCTGCCTGTGCTCGGCGCCCTGCCCCGTAGCGCGACCATCACGCGCCCCTCGCGCCACCTTGGCCTCGTGCAGGCCGGGGAGATGGCCGATCTGGATGAGTTCCTCCACGCGGCCGGCGCGCTGGTGGCGGGCCATGTGGATCTCGACGCCTTGCGCGCCCTGATGCAGCCCCTGCCCGCTGCGCCCACGGCCACGCTGCCGCCCCCGCCGGGCCAGCGCATCGCCGTGGCGCGGGATGCGGCCTTTGCTTTCAGCTACCCGCACCAGCTTCTGGGCTGGCGCGCTGCCGGGGCCGAGATTGCCTTTTTCTCCCCTCTCGCCAATGAACCCGCGCCAGAAGCCGATGTGATCTACCTGC
The sequence above is drawn from the Pseudoruegeria sp. SHC-113 genome and encodes:
- a CDS encoding cobyrinate a,c-diamide synthase; amino-acid sequence: MSTGILIAAPASGSGKTTLTLGLLRALRNRGIPVRGAKSGPDYIDPKFHEAACGAPCLNLDAWAMTPEVIRALGAGQTPLIVEGAMGLFDGAPPEGKGSAADLARILQIPVVLVVDAARMSQSVAPLVAGFAHFAADVPVAGVILNRVGSARHETALRRALTPLGLPVLGALPRSATITRPSRHLGLVQAGEMADLDEFLHAAGALVAGHVDLDALRALMQPLPAAPTATLPPPPGQRIAVARDAAFAFSYPHQLLGWRAAGAEIAFFSPLANEPAPEADVIYLPGGYPELHVARLSAADTFTASLRAAHAAGTVIYGECGGYMVMGDGLIDADGTRHEMLGLLRLETSFAARKLHLGYRDLTPLARHLPAPLSMPLKAHEFHYATTLRADGEALFAARDAEGTDLGEIGLRNGSACGSFAHVIALA